Proteins encoded by one window of Bauldia sp.:
- a CDS encoding CvpA family protein: MPLTILDLIVIVVVLISATLAMVRGFVREVLSVASWLAAVAAAYFLYKPLVPMVKSYVTSPTVATIIAAAVIFVVALIVASYVTTKISDFVIDSRVGALDRGLGFLFGAARGILLLVIALLFFSWLVQTPPSWVANAKSKPLLSNLGEKLMAALPDDVEAALLKRFRNNGADAPANGTDTPPADDSGAANPPADTTYGNDTRQNLDTLIQNSGN, from the coding sequence ATGCCGCTCACCATCCTCGACCTGATCGTCATCGTCGTCGTGCTGATTTCGGCGACGCTTGCCATGGTGCGCGGCTTCGTCCGCGAGGTCCTCTCGGTCGCCTCGTGGCTGGCCGCCGTCGCCGCAGCCTATTTCCTCTACAAGCCCCTGGTGCCGATGGTGAAATCGTACGTCACCAGCCCGACGGTGGCGACCATCATCGCGGCGGCGGTCATCTTCGTCGTCGCGCTGATCGTGGCGAGCTACGTCACCACCAAGATTTCCGACTTCGTCATCGACAGCCGCGTCGGCGCGCTCGATCGCGGCCTCGGCTTCCTGTTCGGCGCGGCGCGCGGCATCCTGCTTCTGGTCATCGCGCTGCTCTTCTTCTCGTGGCTGGTGCAGACGCCGCCGTCGTGGGTCGCCAACGCCAAGTCGAAGCCGCTGCTTTCCAATCTCGGCGAGAAGCTGATGGCGGCGCTGCCCGACGACGTCGAGGCGGCGCTGCTCAAGCGCTTCCGCAACAACGGCGCCGATGCGCCCGCCAACGGCACCGACACGCCGCCGGCCGACGACAGCGGGGCGGCAAATCCGCCGGCGGACACTACATACGGCAACGATACGCGGCAGAATCTCGATACGCTTATCCAGAACAGCGGCAACTGA